CCACCCCTCCGGCCCCACAGTGTGTGACCCCACCCTCCGCGGCCCCATAGATTGCTGCAGGGCAGGCAGCTTCCCTCCACCCATAGATAAAAGTGGACCCCCGAGTGATTCTTTAATCCTGCTCCATTCTCGATGGGCAGGCAATGAATTGAATTTATTCCGGTCATAGACTAGTTAGCATATATTCCAAAGtaatagggggaaaaaacccttaccaAACGTTACTCCTAAAATACTAaactgctatttaaaaaaaatacacatacaaaatgtttaaaatgcagcatccattAAAAACAACTTTAAGACTCTGCTGCACAATGCGCTCTCTGAATCAGGGTGCAAACTGGCAACTTTACAAGATATCTGCGGATTCTTATATGATAACAGCTAGTCCAATTTAATTTTATTAGGCAGGCGGTGTTTCTCCCCTCCCATAAATAACGGAAGGATAAACTCTGTTTTgggttttaaaagatttttattcGTACCTAAAACACTTTGACAACAAAAGAGAATGATAGAAATTACAAATATAGATCGGTATATTTATCTTAGGGATTTCTAACTTAGTCTGCGTTGAATATTAGTTGTAAATGAGTATACCTCTTGGTCCTTAGTGACATCAATGGTATTGGATCTTTGGAAACATTGCTTGTAAATtgatatcacacttttctctattagttCTTAATTTTAAAAGCCTATTATCTTTCCGTAATGGATAAACTCTGTTCTGGTTCACAGAAGACCCTCTCCCTGGCTACCGCTAGCCCATATCCCCATTTCTGAAAACCTTGTGAGACGCTGCCTTCTCACATCTCTGATCCCCATAGtagagtgctgtcaagttacagctgacttttggggaccccagcaaggggcttttgaggcaagtgagaagcagaggtggtttgccattgctttcctctgcggAGTCTCCCTCGGTGATCTCCCAAATGCTGACCCTGATAAGCTTAGTTTGGGCTGTTTTGTGCCATCTTCCCTCCCTGGTGCCCAGAGAGAGCAATAAAGGAGGATCCCTCTTTCTTCCAGTAGCTGTTCCCTTCCTACAATATGGGACAGATATTagcttcttctccctcttccctaAGCAACAAAGGGACAGGCTGCCCCATTAATCCAATGCTATTTTTGTAATGTGTGTTGGGATTGACAGTGCTTGTCTCAGTTCCACAAACTGCAGTAAAGTCACATCCAGACCCCCAATTCTGTGTCCCCTTATTGCACTGGGAGTGCCCTCTCATCATTCCTGCATATCCTAACCCCAGAGAACCGTATGGCAGATGTCCTCCATCTGGTCACAATTTTGAGTTTTGTCCTAGCCCTTGCTTCTAAtttctcttctctccctagaTCGCAACAGGAGAGGCTAACCCTATAAAACTTAGCCTGTTATTTTAGAGCACCTTGGGAACAACAGTAGTCGTCCCAGTCTCATGGACAAGAGTAGGGTCAATTCTGTCCTCGCACACACATCCCATCATGCATTTCCTAATCCCACACACTCCGTCTTCTCTCGGCTTGTGTAGAATGATGCAGGACAGAAAACAGCCTCCCCAACTCTCTACAGAGACCACAAGCcctacaaaatgttttatatagtCTCCCCCAGATCCTATAAGGAGAAAGATATTCTTCTCTCCTGAATTTCCATTCTTGCCACCCCATAAAAAACAATAATGCAAGCCATATgcaagatggtcacctttcccctgtgattctttcccttcccactggaGGGAAAAAACCACACAGCAGTCCTTTTCTTTATAACCTCCTTTCCAATCTTCATGAAGTTTGATACAGTGAAATTCATAGCTGGGAAGAAATGACACCCCTCTGTCTTCACAGCATCCTTAAGGCACAATTGAAGGCAAAGCCTCCCGCTCCTGTAGACTGTCAGTGCTTTAAGACAGGCTGGCATAATTGTGCAAGTGGCACCCAAGGCAAGAAGCATGTTGAAATTGTTGACGTGCCTTTCCATGCCCTGTGGCCGTGATGTACCCTGTGCTTTGTTGACCCTTGTCTGTGAATAGCAAATAACATGTGGAATGCACTCAGTAATCctgtcctttccttccctctgctgCTTGCTTCAGGCCTCTGAGTCAGGTGAGTGTGGCTTTCCTCCCTAGGAAGAGGGTCGCCTTTCTCCCTGCAGTGTGTGGCTGCGTTGCCCCGTTTGGGTACAAATGTTAGTTGAAGGACGTTTTCTTGAGCTTGGGGAGGTCTGAGAAACTCTTATTTGATTCTCAAGGTAACCCATTCAgttccctagggcagtggtggtgaacctttggcactccaaatgttatggactacaattcccatcagcccctgccaacatggtcaattggccatgctggcaagggctgatgggaattgtagtccacaacatctggagtgccaaaggtttgccaccacagccctagggcTTAGATAACTTTCAGATCTGTTATGTTTATTAAATGCTACAGGGACTGAGCAGGAGAAACCCACGTTACACGAGGGCTTTCTGGACTTGTGTCTTTGTTTTCTCCTGGGACAACAACTTTATGTAAATCCTTTCTGGAACTTCTGTTTCCTTAACATGGTGCTTGCAGGCTTTTCTGCTCAGGAGGGCCCTGCTAAGGAAGCGGCTGTACATTGAGCGTGCCGTGCCCAACGTCAGACAACGAGCTGGTGTGGGTGGGGAAGTTTATTGCTTTTATCTCCCAAGGTGCACATGTGAGATAATGTAGAGTTTTTGCCCTTTGAACCACTTTGTCAGGACTGGGGAAAAGATTGCTTCTAGGCCGGCAGTGTGTACTTATGACGGTGGGAGCGAATCCCTACATATCATTAGAGAGCATGAAGATGTGATCTTGCGTATGCTGTACCAGTCCTTTGCAAAACTACCATAAGGGTATAGGCTATACTTCTGCAGAAACCTCGTTCCTTTGCATAAACTTTGTCAAACAGCTCATTTTGATTAatggaaacccctcccccccttctgctTTTTCTAGTTTTCAGGCATTATCCTCTTGGCGGTTGGCATATGGGGAAAAGTGAGCCTGGAGGTGTATTTCTCCCTGTTAAATGAGAAGGCTACCAACGTCCCCTACATCCTGATCGGCACAAGTGGCGTCGTCATCCTCCTGGGCACCTTTGGTTGCTTTGCAACCTGCCGGGGAAGCACATGGATGCTAAAATTGGTAAGGCATCGTTGACTGAAAGGCACTCAGGGGTTCTGCACCTCcctgcgtggtgcagtggttaaaagcaggtggattctaatctggagaaccgggtttgattccccactcctccacctgagtggtggaggcttatctgatgaaccagatgtgtttccgcactcctacattcctgctgggtgaccttgggctagtcacagttcttcggaattctctcagccccacctacctcacaaggagtctgttgtggggagaggaagggaaaggagcttgtaagccacctcgagtctccttgcaggagagaaaggtggggtataaatccaaactcttcttcttcgtccttgAGATTCCTACGACTCTTGCAGCAGCGGCCGGCCCTGTTCTTCTCTGCCTGGTCTAACTTCCTGAGTTTTGAGGAGGTGGAACTTTATTTATTAGTAGTAATTGTAACTCACTCTTATGTGGAGATGtaaaattttgaagccatggaaaAACCCACCTAAGAACACTGGACAtattggggaaaaaacctgaaggGTTTACAGTGCTTACCATCGTATCAAACTATAAGTATTTTACTGCTTTAGCCACATAAATTGcataattcaaaatattttacaagtATTAATGCCATAGGTATCCACAAGCAAATTATAAACACACCCACCATTTCAGAGAATTCTGCAAACTGTTACTACCTTGGCAGAAGTATGTTAATTTTTGCCATCTCAGTAgcagacaaaaataaaaacatgaaatTAGGAAACACATTTTTTAGTAAACAAGTGTGCTttgtgtgttgtcaaaggctttcacagctggaatcactagggtgttgtgggttttccaggttgtatggccatgttccagtagccttttctcctgatgtttcgcctgcatctgtgactggcatctttagagatcctctgaagatgtcagccacagatgcaggcgaaacgtcaggagaaaatgctactgaaacacggccatacaacctggaaaacacacaacgcCCTAGTATGTTTTGTTTAGTCAGGAGCAATCTCATATGATCATCATACCAGCACTGGATGTGAAGTTATGTTGCTGAAAACACTAGTCTTTAATTAAACATTATCAGAATTATTTGGGTCTTATGCCTAAAGGAGCACTTTCATTTGCGGTCAAGCGCatagctggtttttttttttttttaagattcaaCGTGCACTGAACTCCTCCCTTTCTACATGAAGGTAGCAGGCAGTTAGCTTCTTTAGGGGCCCTCTTGTGCTGCAGTGATGTGGCTCAAGAGGGCTCATAAAGAAGCTAACTGTGGCAACAAGAGTTTTCATCTAGAGTCGCTTTGTGGACCAGGAAAATCAGCAGGTGGCTCTTCAAAAACGGCCCTGTGTTTCACAGTTGGTGCCAGGGTTTAAAGATGCAATTCTGGGGTTGTGTATTCATTGCAGTTACTAAGAAAGACCAAGGGGCAAAGTCCAACTACATGTAAGAAAATTGTAGTGTGAGCAAACTGTTCCTTCTCTTTCTGCAAGGACGGCATTGCAGGATTGTATCCTAGGACTTCTCTTGCAGTAGTGACTAAGGTTTAGGATATAGCTATGTgattttgtattggtaatgggtGAGAATATTGGCTCTGATTTGTTCTTTCTCTCCGTCCACAGTATGCCATGCTCTTAACCCTCATCTTCCTAGTTGTGCTGGTGTCTGCCATTGTGGGCTTTGTTTTCAGACATGAGGTGAggagttttgtttcttgggatgTGTCCTGGGGTTTGGAGACATTAGCTGGCTTTTCAGTCTCCCACACGCCAGCAGCAGGATGTGTGGTTGTTTTCTCAGAAATGGGAGATCTTTGTGGTTGAGGCCAATGATACATCCTAAATTTAGTATTCACTGTGTGAGTGAAACTTTCAGgatctgaaatgtttaaaaaattcttaTTTTAACATCGCTAtgggttatgtgtgtgtgtttctttcttgACCAAATAAGTTTGGTATCTCTGCGAGTGGAATTCTGATGTGGAATACTCAGCTTCCTTTCCATGAATACCATAGTGCAGGTATTGGGATGATGGTGCTTGACTCCGGAGTCTGTATGAAGGACGTTATGGCTGAAGAAATTAATCCTCCTTTGTGTGTTCTATCAGAACTTGAAAAATCTCTCTGAAGGGGAATCTGCAGGCAAGACTTCAGTGTTCAGTTTAGCCatgagattaattttttttaaatgagaggcGCCCTTGATAgatcattaattttttaaaaatgagaggaGCCTTTGATAGATCATACAACAAATTTCTTCAAACATGTTTATTTTTAGTAGGCAAGGCTATAAAAATTACACCTGCCATCTTAGAAGGAGGACTGCTCCTTCTGAAAGGGCACATACCGCAACACATACCGCACACATTCAATCCCCACGATCTCCAGTTAACCTGATCCAGTAGCAAGAGCTGTGAAAGACGTACGTTTGAGACAGACTACTGGTTGCTTAAGAGCCAGTCTGACCAGACAAGGTTGAACTTGATGAACCAgtaatctgattcagtataaagcagcctCGTATTTTCATGTGGCACCTGAAAAAATATCTGTTAAGGTGAAAGTATTGTTTCCAGCTCTGCACAGATGTAACCCAGTAATGCTCACATAAATGAATAATATTTCTTTAATTAAGTGATTGCCCTGTATACGTGTGGTTGGTATCTTCTTTTTCTGCAGATTAAGAGCAGCTTTAGGAGTAACTATGAAAGTGCTGTGCGCAATTACAAGCTCGGAGATGAAAAGAGCCAAGCAGTCGATACCATCCAGAAAACAGTGAGTACTCGCTTATGCCCTCCCGTGTTGCATAACTAATGGATTGTGTGTCTCCTCCAGCGCATTGCATGCGCTCCTTTTCTGTTTGTGGAAATGCTCAGAGTTATAGAGTCGGCCTGTTCTTCAAAGCGAGGCATtagaaaaagcagcagcatttcTGCAGGCTGCAAGGTGAGGTAGCACAgaggcttttgaaatgttctgggTTCCGAGCTTCAGATTTCTTGAActatccctcccctccttcagtACACAAGCATCAATCTTCAAAAGAATCGGTGTGCGGTAATCTGTCGAGCGTGGCACAAGGGATAAAAGTTTCTGTAAAGTCAGGAATGTGGGGGTGGGTATGCTGGATGCACTGTGTTACCCCACCTCTGTTTCTTCACAGTTACACTGCTGTGGCGTTGCCAACTTCTCAGATTGGGAGACGACTGAGTACTACAAAGAGAAAGGAATACCCATGAGCTGTTGCAAAGTTGGGCAGAACTGTACAGGGGGAGATATGAAGGATCGAGACAAAGCCAGTCAGAAAGTGTACCATGAAGTAAGCAATCCCAAAGCAGGGTCCTCCTTCCCTCAGTCCTGGGAAAAGGTGCGAAGAGCCAAGACTGCTGCCATAGAAATGAGATTTGGGTTCTGGTGGTAGATCGGACTGTGTTGTGGAGGCGGGAACCAAAAAACAGGAAGTGTGTTTTTGTTCATACTGTTGTCTTAGTGGCTGGCAGCCTTATCTTCTAATGTGAACATGAACTGAGCTACTTAAAAGAACTGGAAATTACTGCCTgaaagcagaggcggagctaccaggggatggggtgggtgcacattgcactgagCGTGCgactggggggtggaaaattgcccgcgctgcacccccccccatggcactccccaacttaccttagtgaaacagtgcatgctggagaagcggcctgttcccttcaggctgaaaacggcctggtgggaacgacacttcccaggagaccttgtgatccccaaggtctcatgggaagtatcgTTCCCACCAGTCCGTTTACAGCATGaaaggaacaggctgcttctccagcctgcactgtttcactaaggtaagttggggggggggggcggaaaacacagtgtgcgcactgggcacagtatgacccagctacgcctctgcctgagaGCAGGCCAGTGTGGTGCTCTGGCTGGAGTTGTTTTGGGGGCATGGTGTCTCTGCTCCTGTGAATCTCTGCTGTTCTTCTTTAGCAGAGCAGGGGGCGCTTCCTCTTGTTATGTGCTGAGCCAGCAGTTTTCCAAGtatattacaacaacaacaaagttccATTGAGATCGCAGCACTAATAGTGGCTCAACTGGCCACTGAGTCAAATTACAAATTAGACTGGGTCAGatcaaagggctctgggctgcaATACTAATGTGCAGCGCCTCAATCATTTGCCTAGATTTGAGGGCTATGAACATCTCTGGTTTCCCCATAGGCAGGTGTTGCCAGGAAGCTGACTGGTATATTattttcatctccccccccccttcccccccatagGGTTGCTTCAACATGGTGACACAGACAATGGAGTCCAAACTGAGCGTTGTAGCTGGGATCTCCTTTGGCGTCGCTTGCTTCCAGGTAAAGTTGTCCTTCAAatgcttcttctcttctaatgggtttgggtttttccccccttcgcttttgttctttgcttaTCTGGGTTCAAAGAGCACGGTGTGCTTCAGATAGGAGGAGGCCGCAAGGTGATCTGGCGGTGACTGGCTGCCGTGCTGATAAGGCCTTGCATTTTCTCTTAGTGCAGACACTGGAGGTGGCTGGCTCCTTGCCAGGAACGCACTGGGGATGGTCAGGTGGCCACCCACAGTATCGTCGTCTGCCTGTTGCATGCCATTCTGTTGTTTTTGCCTCCTTTAGGGTGATTGAACATAATTCAGGGCTGGGGTGGGATGAGTTCATCTGTTTATCTACCTGTGATGTCTTCAAATGGTCCCAAATGTTTTCAGTAGACGTGGGCTAATTAGCTACCGTTGAAGTTCACAGCAATGCAGTGTTGATCCACAGTATACATTATGTAGGTGAAACCCCACATGAAAACATCCAATCGTTGAGATCAGCATAGCCAAATACCTTTCTCTGGTCTTGTTTCTTGCTCCCCGACATAGTCGATGTAACGCACAAAGATATCCATTCTGGGTCAATATTATGCTGAGCCAAACTGGAGAAAAGTTTGGAAGCGGCTGCCTTGATAAAGATACAGTTGGCGAACAACAACAGAGTAAAAGAGAAGGAGAATTGCATGGAAGCCATAGCTGTTTCTGAATTTCAAGGAAGAAATTCGAACTTCATCAAGAGAAGATCTGTTGTGGCTGGTGCTGTCAATTTTGACAATTGGGGCGGGGGTAGCTGTGCCTCCCAAGAAAACAGTGAAAGGGAGAAGAATCCTCTTGAGTTGCATCAAAAATTTGTTCTTGTAGTAGGAAACAAAACAATAGGACTACTTAGAAGCACTTGTGCCTTGATGTGCAGCCAAAAGGTTTGGTGTGAACAAGGGCTTAGATGAACTGGCTGAATTGCTGCTTGCAGACAGTGGAGAAAAAGGGGTGCCTTTCCTTTCCAGGCTGTAGGTCAGGCTGCCAAGGCCTTGTGAAGAACATCCGCAAATCTCTTTCTGTCCCAGATCCAATTAAGCTCTTCCTGTGTCAGTTTCCTCTTGCATTGCCAGCATTTCTAACAATCTTAGTGCCGTGCATGCTAACAATCTTAGTGCCGTAAGTGTAGTGTTTTTCTGCACTTATGTTTTCTTGAAAGCGTGCCTCAGGCACACATCTGTATCCTAATCGGACAGTAgatcaggcaggaaatgaaaggcCACTTGAAGAAAGGACAGACATCCTCTTTGAGTCCGGTTTCGCTTGCAAGTGCACACAGTTGGATTGGCAAAATAGGATGTGTCTTAAGTATCTTCAGGATGGTTGGTTCTTGAATACTTCCTGATGCTTGGGCTCCTCCACCCTCTTTCCAAACAAAAATTGAATGTGTTTCATTCAACTCTGGTAGCAGTAGGAACTCACACTTTATTTACCTCATTGATATGTCACTTCAGAGTGTCTATGTGATGTAGTGGATAAAgtattgggctaggatctggaaaatcTAGGTTGAaatcatgccatggaagcttgctgggcacacattctcagccctgatGCAGGCTAGTATTTTGATGGaaaacttccaaggaataccatggtagtgacatggaggcaggcaatggcaaactgaacatctcttggaaaccctatggggtcaccatgagtcagctatgatttgacgGGGCTCCCTTACACTTCACTAAATATTCCCAGCAGTTAtgttcttctcctctcctttacTGAATCCTTATCGCCAGGGGCCTATCTGTAGAAaacggcgcccagggcaagcactaaaGCTCACCCCCACTTGCAAACTCCATGTGGCGTTCAAGGGGTGGGGTTGTGCCTGTTTGACTCCTGGCTTGGTTGGTTtgagcttgcagtttaaagctcgaccCAGCCAGGCGAAGCCCAGTGTCAAACTGAGCTTTGGGTCTGATCGACTTCAGATATATACTGCTGGCTCCAATCccaccttctcaggctccaccttaTAAGGAGCTGATAGCTGTGGCCAGGAGTACCTTTCACCAGCTTTGACCGGTTAACCAACTGCCGggtttcctgggcagaaaaaatCTGATGAGGCAGGTGGCCACCTTAACTGGGGAACCAAAACTCTGGAAATTGCTTCCCAGGGAGAATTGTCtcatcccagtgatggcgaacctttttgagaccgagtgcccaaattgcaaccaaaacccacttatttgtagcaaagtgccaacatggcaatttaacctgaatactgaaaaaatggttggctctaaggcgtgcgttactcgggagaaagcttggtgaagcaaccatccaacgcttcgaatgggcgaatcaaccctaggagggtttactgagaagcaagccccattgccagcaaccgagcttactcccaggtaaaggatcgtgcccaggctagcctaaatgtgtgtgtgtggggggtgattttctgtcccccccacatgatgaactctgtgcacgtgtgcccacagaaagggctctgagtgccacctctggctcctgtgccataggttcgtcatcactgtctTATCCCCTTCTATTGCCATCCTCCACTAACAGGTGAATACTTTTACGTTTCAGTTGGCACTCCTTTGGTGACCTCTCCTTTCCATCctatgtttaaatttttttaaaaaatgtttttgtatgtattttagctcagatttaaattattttaatgtgtgggttttttgttggttttaatagttttaaggtgtgattttaataatttgttagccactttgatgGCTTTTATGAGCGTAGAAAGACTAGGTAAAAATCCTATAAAATAGATTTGGTCACTTTGTTTTAAATGAAGCTGGAAATCCTCTTTTTGTCAACATACTCCACCAATTGTCAGTAGATGGCAGTTTAACGATGCTGCAAATATTATATGCAGCAGAAATAGTGTTTTAATTTTCCAAAACAAGACCTGTAAAGAGTTATTGCAGGGGCGTAGTCTAGCTATATATAGTGTTTATTGGGGTgtggtgtggtttctgggctgtatagtgTTTGTACTTGTGATATTTTACTATATGTACTTGTATAAATCAGTGTAATCTTTTAGAAACCACTGAGAAGTCTATGTAGTTGAGATATGTttgatttatatgatttttttATCTATATATTTTCCCACTTTGGTCTATatgatattttatgtttttaacatAAACACTTTGTGTGTGAAAGCAGAATTGTTCTACTGAGATTGTATGTTTTTGTAATATCTTTTATCTGTTCCCTAACCTTCCTTTATTTTAGTATTTGGTGTGTTGATTGTACATTTATTCCCATCCCTGTTTTTGGTTCAACTCTCATTCATAGAACATAGTTCTAGGTCTGTCTTGTTGCTGTTTGCAAGCGTGCACATTACCCTTCTGATGACTACATGATTGGCTACATTGCTAGTAAAACCTGTGCAATTTGTGGAATTGATTCATTGTGTAGGGTGTGACGGGGGCAAATGTTGAGGTTTCGGGTTCCCAGGAGCCAAGAAAGACAACCTCTGGTTTCTTCTGTCTAGAAACTGCAGTAAAAGGGGGTTtattggcttctgtttttcttcaGAATCTCATTTTAACTTGAACAAACAGTTGGCAAGTCACCTTGGCTTTGATCTCCAGCCCAACCATAGCAGGTGTCTTATAGCTAGAGCTTGGGT
The nucleotide sequence above comes from Sphaerodactylus townsendi isolate TG3544 linkage group LG13, MPM_Stown_v2.3, whole genome shotgun sequence. Encoded proteins:
- the TSPAN6 gene encoding tetraspanin-6; this translates as MASPSRRLQTKPVITCLKSVLIIYSFIFWFSGIILLAVGIWGKVSLEVYFSLLNEKATNVPYILIGTSGVVILLGTFGCFATCRGSTWMLKLYAMLLTLIFLVVLVSAIVGFVFRHEIKSSFRSNYESAVRNYKLGDEKSQAVDTIQKTLHCCGVANFSDWETTEYYKEKGIPMSCCKVGQNCTGGDMKDRDKASQKVYHEGCFNMVTQTMESKLSVVAGISFGVACFQLVGIFLACCLARSITNNQYEMV